From Actinomycetota bacterium, the proteins below share one genomic window:
- a CDS encoding 4Fe-4S dicluster domain-containing protein: MFFRMMDTSRLPDLVRGLSQRYEVIGPVAKGARFVFGPIEDPADLRLDYDTTLLPPKKLFFPPEDQMMRFRVADNEVVDDEVYAAPRVVFGLHPCDINGLLLMDNVFLSDYEDPYYKARRENTLLVGVSCMPSDTCFCNAWDTDEVHWGFDIFLTDLGDRYFVSVRSVQGAELLDEFVDTCDVTESDTADFQRVTREFKAAFTDELDTTQLPLLLDAKFNDPLWDELGDRCLSCGACSMVCPTCYCFDVIDRLEADRKTGVRVRKWDSCQFTEFAAVAHGQNFRESRSSRVKYRYYHKQWGYLSKFERVLCVGCGRCQRACLAGISPREVVRALEAGGAR; the protein is encoded by the coding sequence ATGTTCTTTCGAATGATGGACACGTCGCGCCTGCCCGACCTCGTGCGCGGTTTGTCCCAGAGGTATGAGGTCATCGGTCCGGTGGCCAAGGGAGCAAGGTTCGTCTTCGGTCCGATCGAAGATCCGGCCGACCTGAGGCTCGACTACGACACGACGTTGCTGCCGCCCAAGAAGCTGTTCTTCCCTCCAGAGGATCAGATGATGCGGTTCCGGGTAGCAGACAATGAGGTTGTGGACGACGAGGTCTACGCTGCCCCGCGCGTTGTCTTCGGCCTGCATCCGTGCGACATCAACGGCCTGCTGCTCATGGACAATGTCTTCCTGAGCGACTACGAAGACCCGTACTACAAGGCCCGCCGCGAGAACACGCTACTTGTCGGCGTGTCGTGTATGCCGAGCGATACGTGCTTCTGCAACGCCTGGGACACCGATGAGGTCCATTGGGGCTTCGACATCTTCCTTACCGATCTCGGCGACCGGTACTTCGTGTCTGTGCGGTCGGTGCAAGGCGCCGAGTTGCTCGACGAGTTCGTGGATACGTGCGACGTCACTGAGTCAGATACTGCAGACTTCCAGCGGGTCACGCGCGAGTTCAAGGCTGCGTTCACCGATGAGCTCGATACCACGCAGCTGCCACTGCTTCTCGATGCGAAGTTCAACGATCCGCTCTGGGACGAGCTTGGTGACAGATGTTTGTCCTGTGGCGCGTGCTCAATGGTGTGTCCGACGTGCTACTGCTTCGACGTGATCGACCGTCTGGAGGCCGACCGGAAGACCGGCGTTCGCGTCCGCAAGTGGGACTCCTGCCAGTTCACGGAATTCGCTGCCGTGGCTCATGGGCAGAACTTCCGCGAATCCCGCAGCAGCCGGGTCAAGTATCGCTACTACCACAAGCAGTGGGGCTATCTCTCGAAGTTCGAGCGCGTGCTCTGTGTTGGCTGCGGCAGGTGTCAGCGCGCGTGTCTGGCCGGCATCAGCCCCCGTGAAGTCGTCAGAGCGCTTGAGGCAGGAGGCGCCCGATGA